ATTCCCCTTCACTCCTTGGttaccctgccccacccctctcaCTGCGGCGGAGCCGGCCAGCCCCGGGCCGCTGGGGGAGGAGGCGGAGAGGGCGGGGCCCTCCTCCCCCGCTCCCCCCCCTCAACTGCTTAGGGGCTGGACCCCGCCGGGCCGCTATAAAAGGGCCGGCCGCCCCGGTGCTGCCGCAGTGTCGCCCTCCCCGTCCTGGCTTCAGGCTCCCGCTCCGCCGGCAGCCGCACCTGCTCCGGCCAAGATGAGCTTCAGCGGCGCGGACGCGCTGCTAGGCGCCTTCCCGCCGCTGCACGGAGGCGGCAGCCTGCACTACGCGCTGGCCCGCAAGGGCGGCGCGGGCGGAGTGCGTTCTGCAGCCGGCTCCTCCAGCGGCTTCCACTCGTGGGCACGGACGTCCGTGAGCTCCGTGTCGGCCTCGCCGAGCCGCTTCCGCGGCGCAGGAGCCGCTTCCAGCACCGACTCACTAGACACGCTGAGCAACGGACCGGAGGGCTACGtagtggcggcggcggcggcgcgcagCGAGAAGGAGCAGCTGCAGGCGCTGAACGACCGCTTCGCGGGCTACATCGACAAGGTGCGGCAGCTCGAGGCACATAACCGCAGCCTGGAGGGCGAGGCGGCGGCGCTGCGGCAGCAGCAGGCTGGCCGCTCGGCCATGGGTGAGCTGTACGAGCGCGAGGTGCGCGAGATGCGCGGCGCAGTGCTGCGCTTGGGCGCGGCTCGCGGCCAGCTGCGCCTGGAGCAAGAGCACCTGCTGGAGGACATCGCGCACGTGCGCCAGCGCCTAGACGACGAGGCCCGGCAGCGCGAGGAGGCTGAGGCGGCCGCCCGCGCCCTCGCGCGCTTTGCTCAGGAGGCCGATGCGGCGCGCGTCGAGCTGCAGAAGAAAGCGCAAGCCCTGCAGGAAGAGTGCGGCTACCTGCGGCGTCACCACCAGGAGGAGGTGGGCGAGCTACTCGGCCAGATCCAGGGCAGCGGCGCCGCGCAGGCGCAAGCGCAGGCTGAAGCGCGCGACGCCCTCAAGTGCGACGTGACGTCGGCACTGCGCGAGATCCGCGCGCAGCTTGAAGGCCACACGGTGCAGAGCACGCTACAGTCCGAGGAGTGGTTCCGAGGTTCGCTGGCGCGCGGGGTTAGGGAGGGTGGGGCGCCCCTGCTGGTCGAACAACGAGAGGCAGGGTGGTGTGAACTAGGGTGGTGGTGGGCGCTGCATAGAGGTGGCTGGGTTGAATGATGTCCTGCTCAGCTTCCCCTTGCAAGATGCATGCCCCTTAACAGTTTCACTCTGAGTTGTAGGATACCCAGCCCCCGGCCTTATCCACAACTCTGGGTTCTCCTTTTGCCTCCTCCAGGGTCCCTTTATCTGTCCTTCAACTACGGGTCCGCTCTGCTCCTTCTCCCAAGGTTAGGTAACCCCACTCTGAGGCCCCTCTCCATCAGGTTCTCTCTACAGCTTCAAAGCAGTGCCGTCTTCTAGTCACAGGCACTGGAAGCTCTTTGCCCTTCAAAGTAACATGCCTTCCCTGTCCGACGCTGCCCATCCCCCTTTCCTGCACACTGCAGGGGGCCCATTCACCTGACACCTATTAGGCTCCTCCCCACGACAGTCCGGGAGGGGTGGGTCACCCTCACATTCTTTCTCCCCAGGGGGACCATCGCCACAACCAATTGGTGCCTGAGGCTGAGGTGGCCAGTGGGCCCTTTAATGTCCCCTCTTCCCAGAAGAAAAGCTGGGAGCCTCCCAAATCCGCCGCTCCCCCAACTCCAAGCCACCCTGAGTCAGCTAGATTGAGCTGTCGcagctctgagcccagctccTATAGGGTGACTTTGACCAACACTTGCCCTTTctggttttcatttcctttgggatTGAAAGAGTGGTGGACTAACTGGGCTTCTTACTCTGGGAAGCTCCATGATTATTTCCAAAAGTGTAAAACTTCTGCATTGTTCTTGGGAGAGGGGATGGAGGCTTCAGTGATTTTCATACAGGTTTGTGATCCACAGTGGGTAAGAATCCTCACCCACTTGGATGGTGTCCAAGTCTTGGCTAGCATTAGCAGAGAAAACCAGAAAAGCTAGGATTTGGATACATGGCTTTTCcagttccttcctctcctctgcagTGGCAGAACCATCTCCTCCCCCATTTCTGCAGCAAGGCTTATCCCATAGCAAACCTCTCTGCTCTCTTGGGCTTTGCCCTTCACACAGGCATCCGGGGACTTCCGGACCACCTAGCTGGCATCTCTTCTTCCCACCTTCCCAAGACTTAGGTCCTGAATGTCATTATCTCAGGATTCAGGATGTTCACTTTCAGGAGATTCAGACTAGTTTCCAGACCCCTACTGGCCCCCGGAAAATCTTCTAGAAACTAGCTACCCGTTGCTCACAGGGGCTGGGGTGTGGCTGCCATTGGTGCAGGGGCTCCTGTGCTAGAGAATGCGCAGCTTGgtggaggaagggacagaggagcTGGCACACAGGTCAGAAGTGACCTTGGGCTCTGCACAGCAGAAACCTACAAGGAAGGGGCTATGGCTACACGGTGGCTCATAGCGCCCTCGATGCCTCTAAAGGTCACAGGCTCATTAACTTGTTCAACCACAAGCTCACAGTTAAGCTCCGTGGGCCGAGTTTCTCATTTGAACCCCCAGCAGTGCCAGCCTTTGCTGGGGAGCTGAACCAGGATGCCCAGAAACGGGGGCTTCCTTTGCTCTGCAGAGTTTCcagattctgagtttggggagacaGAGTGTGATCTTTGGAGCCAGATAGACACTAAATTTgaagcccagctctgctgcttgaACTGGTCTACTGGCCTTGGACAGTAGTCATTTGCCTGTCACAAAGGATAGGGTGAGTTAAGCATCCAAGATGGCACCCTGCATTCAATAGGTCCTCAACCCATGTGTGTCACCTTCCACATCTGGGCACTAGAATCCAAATCCAGTTGTGTCTAACCCTGTGTCCTGTCCTCTTCTCTCCCAGTGAGGCTGGACCGACTGTCAGAAGCAGCCAAGATGAACACAGACGCCATGCGCTCAGCACAGGAGGAGATAACTGAGTACCGGCGCCAGCTGCAGGCCAGGACCACAGAGCTGGAGACGCTCAAAAGCACCAAGGACTCGCTGGAGAGGCAGCGCTCTGAGCTGGAGGACCGTCATCAGGCTGACATCGCATCCTACCAGGTGAGCAGGGGTGGAGCAGAGAGAGCCAGAGACTGCCTCATCTGGCtgggtgaccctggacaagtcactgCCCCTTTTTGAGTCAGACATACCAGAGAAATCAAGATgtctttctagctgtgtgaccccaggaaaGTGTTCTGCTTCTCTGAATATGAATTCCCTcaatgtaatgaaaaaaaaaaagcctcctttTCAGAGCTGTGAAGGTTCAAGAGAGATGAACTTTTCATGAGATGAGTGAGCATGCTCAGCAGGGCCTTGGTCATAGTGGGCCTTCAGTGAACAATAAGCAGTGTCCGTGACTGAGGGTAGCCTGGGGAAAACCTTGGCAGGTACCTCCCAATAAAGACAACAGCTGAAAGAAAATGGCACTTTTAAAGACCTTCTTATACAAGTAGTATGTGTTGACTGTAGATAAAGGAGGCAATAAAAATCTGCCATAATGGTTCACCTTAAGCAGTGGCTAAGTGGGCTTGGGGTTGGGGAGATGTTTCAGCTTGTATTTAACGTGCTTCTGTGCACTGTTTCAGTCCTCATCACCAGATGCCTCCCGAGCCTTTACTAGGTGGCAGGCACTTTGGAGCACTGGGGAAACAATCAGGAGCCAAAGCAGACAAGGCCCTGTTCCCACTGAGCCCTTTCTAAGCTTCAGATCTGTGAAAACTCACCCCTCGTCCCACTTACCTATGATAACCATTGTTGGTGTCGGGTGTGTTTCATCCCAGACCACTCCCCAGGCTGAGGTTATACACACAGCAGGACTTTTGTTCCTGGTGGTTTCCGTGCCCGTGGATGAGGCCCCGTAGCTTTCACAGGAAGGGGGTTGGCCTGGCTGGACAGGACTGCCTTGGGTTTGTCCAGCCCGCCCCAACTTCTCCGGGGCTGAGGGCCAGGTGCGGACTGACGTGTGACGTGTGTGATTTCTCCTCCCCAGGAAGCCATCCAGCAGCTGGATGCTGAGCTGAGGAACACCAAGTGGGAGATGGCAGCCCAGCTCCGAGAGTACCAGGACCTGCTCAATGTCAAGATGGCTCTGGATATCGAGATTGCTGCTTACAGGTGAGGGGCCAGGGGGGTGGAGCGCCTTTGTGTTCTTAGGAGGAGAAGCCTTGGATTTCCAGCTCTCCAGTGAGGCAGCCTGctcataaaacttaccatttaaccatttttaagtgtacagtttagtggcattTAAACTGCTTGCATTGTTATACAGTCATCACCATcatctatctccagaactttttcatcttccagaCTGAAATTCAGTGCTTACTAAATGGtaactcccccctccctccccccaccagccctGGCAATGACCATTCTACCTTCTGAGGGACAAGTATCTTGAGAGTGACTTAGTTTCATTCTGACAATGATTTAGAGGGTAAAAGCTCCTCACCCTCTTCCCAAATCCGCCAACCAGAGGCCTGCTTTGCAAGGATAGGAGGTAATTGTGTTGTCAGGGACCTTTACAACTCGGCCTCATAGAGTTTCTTAGCTCTCTAAGCATTAGTTTACTGGGGAAGTAAAATGGGGGTTATAATAACAGTACCCACATCTCATGGGGTTGTTAGGATGAGGTGCTAATCTTGTTCCTGAGCTAATCCAGATGACGCAGGTGCCACTGGGCTGCCGCAGAGAAAGCCCTCAGTAAATGCAGCCATCAGAAAGCCACGAGACCTGGCTTGGCAGTGTCCTGCTCAGGAACAGGGCTGACCCCCTGAGGACCTGTCCCACTTGCTGGCTGGTCCCACCCTTCACTTCCCCTGTCTTGGCCCTGATCTCTAATCTTGCTTCTCAAAGCATTGGCCACAAACCAGCACAATCAACATTATCTGAAAGCTGGTCAGAAAGCCAGACTCTCGGGCCCCACCCTAGGCGTGCTGAAtcataatctgcattttaatcaGACCCCTGGGTGATTTGTATGCTGTTACATTTGCAAAGCACTGGTCTGTATGGGTAACACCTACGTTTACTCTGAGGCAGGTATTGCCAGgttctttttattcattatttcattgAAACAACCCTCTGAAGTAGGGACTCCTTATGACCCTGCTTTTactagtgaggaaactgaggcttaaagagtttGAGTGGCTTAGCTAAGGTCACACATCTAGTGAGTAAGAAAGAGTGGAAACTCTGCCACCATCTTATTCCTAAAATCCAGAGGATGAGAATATAAGATATCAAGAGACCTTTGAAATTCAAATGGGAACATTCTAAGACCTCTTAAACCCAGATTTATTAATGTGGAATTCTTTGCTCATACTCCCACCTTTCTCTTGAATAATGTTTTAGTTGAGGGACAGTAAGTGTAATTTTTATTAACAGAGGTGCTCTCTCAAGGGCCCTTTTTCAGGAACAAAAGGTTTTGTAAGCTGCAGCCTTAGCTGCATTAAACAAGAGCAGTGCCATCGGGGCACAGATTCTGGTGGTCCCTGGGATGATCTGCTAAGTGACCATTTCCTGTCTCAAAGCGCCCACCATTCACACTCCTTCCTCCACCAGAGTACTTATCGTTGGATGCTGTGACCCTTCAGAGTAACTCAGGAAGCCCGCAACTCATCAGCCTGCTTTGAGTTAATAGTAACATGTTCCATTTTCCATTCTGCAGAAAACTCCTGGAGGGCGAAGAGTGTCGGATTGGCTTTGGCCCaactcctttctcccttccagAAGTACTCCCCAAAATCCCCCCCATGACCACTCACATAAAGGTCAAAAGCGAAGAGAAAATCAAGGTGGTAGAAaagtcagagaaggaaactgTGATTCTGGAGGAACAGACAGAGGAGGTCCGAGTGACCGAAGAAGTGactgaagaagaggagaaagaggcgAAAGAGGAGGAAGctaaggaggaggaaggaagagaagaagcaaAGTCTCCCCCAGCAGAAGAGGCCAAGTCCCCTGCCAAGGCCAAGTCCCCAGAAAAGGCTGAGTCCCCAGTGGAAGTGAAGTCACCAGAGAAGGCTAAATCTCCTGTGAAGGAAGAGATCAAATCCCCAGAGAAACCCAAGTCCCCAGTGAAGGAAGAGGCCAAATCCCCAGAGAAGGCCAAATCCCCAGTGGAGGCCAAGTCCCCAGAGAAGGCCAAGTCCCCAGTGAAGGAAGAGGCCAAATCTCCAGAGAAGGCCAAGTCCCCAGTGAAGGAAGAGGCCAAATCCCCAGAGAAGGCCAAATCCCCAGTGGAGGCCAAATCTCCAGAGAAGGCCAAGTCCCCAGTGAAGGAAGAGGCCAAATCTCCAGAGAAGGCCAAGTCCCCAGAGAAGGAAGAGGTCAAGTCCCCAGAGAAGGCCAAGTCCCCTGTGAAGGAAGAGGCCAAATCTCCAGAGAAGGCCAAGTCCCCCGTGAAGGAAGAGGCCAAATCTCCAGAGAAGGCCAAATCCCCAGAGAAGGCCAAGTCCCCTGTGAAGGAAGAGGCCAAATCTCCAGAGAAGGCCAAGTCCCCAGAGAAGGCCAAGTCCCCTGTGAAGGAAGAGGCCAAATCTCCAGAGAAGGCCAAGTCCCCTGTGAAGGAAGAGGCCAAATCTCCAGAGAAGGCCAAGTCCCCAGAGAAGGCCAAGTCCCCTGTGAAGGAAGAGGCCAAATCTCCAGAGAAGGCCAAGTCCCCAGAGAAGGCCAAGTCCCCTGTGAAGGAAGAGGCCAAATCTCCAGAGAAGGCCAAGTCCCCCGTGAAGGAAGAGGCCAAATCCCCAGAGAAGGCCAAATCCCCAGTGGAGGTCAAGTCCCCAGAGAAGGCCAAGTCCCCTGTGAAGGAAGAGGCCAAATCCCCAGAGAAGGCCAAGTCCCCTGTGAAGGAAGAGGCCAAATCTCCAGAGAAGGCCAAGTCCCCAGAGAAGGCCAAGTCCCCCGTGAAGGAAGAGGCCAAATCCCCAGAGAAGGCCAAGTCCCCTGTGAAGGAAGAGGCCAAGTCCCCAGAGAAGGCCAAGTCCCCCGAGAAGGCCAAGTCCCCCGTGAAGGAAGAGGCCAAATCCCCAGAGAAGGCCAAGTCCCCTGTGAAGGAAGAGGCCAAGTCCCCAGAGAAGGCCAAGTCCCCTGAGAAGGCCAAGTCCCCTGTGAAGGAAGAGGCCAAATCCCCAGAGAAGGCCAAGTCTCCTGTGAAGGAGGACGCCAAGGCTCCTGAGAAGGAGGTCCCCAAGAAGGAAGAGGCAAAGTCCCCtgtgaaggaggaagagaaaccgCAGGAGGTAAAAGCCAAAGAGCCCCCAAAGAAGGTGGAGGAGAAAGCTCCAGCCACACCAAAAACTGAGAAGGACAGCAAGAAAGATGAGGTGCCCAAGAAAGAGGCTCCAAAGCCCGAGGTGCTGGAGAAGAAGGAGCCTGCTGTGGAGAAGCCCAAAGAACCCAAAGCTGAAACCAAGAAGGAAGAGGCTGAAgataagaaaaaagcaacaacTCCAGAGAAGGAGGCTTCTGCCAAGGGGAAGGAAGAGGCCAAACCCAAAGAGAAGGCTGAGGTGGCCAAGAAGGAACCAGATGATGCCAAGGCCAAAGAACCCAGCAAAGCAGCAGAGAAGGAGCCAGAAAAGCCAAAGAAGGAAGAGACGCCAGCAGCACCTGAGAAAAAAGACGCCAAGGAGGGGAAGGCCACAGAGGCCAAGAAGCCTGAGGAGCCCAGCAAGGAGGCCTCCACACCCAGCAAAGCCAAGACGGAAAAGGCCGAGAAGTCCTCTAGCACAGACCAGAAAGATAGCAAGCCTCCAGAGAAGGCCACAGAAGAGAAGGCCACCAAGGGGGAGAAGTAAGGTAGGAAGAAAGGAACATCCAGAGCAGCCAAAGAAACTCAGGAGGGTCTGGGAGCTCGAGGATCGGCATAACCAATTTtcacttttcctctcttttctttaagAACAAACTCTGCTTAGACGATGGGCCCTCCTTCACCAAACAGGAATTTCTATTAGCAATATGTTAGCAAGAGAGGGCACTCCAAACCCCTGGTCCCACACCCCAAACCCTCCATAGGTGATGGACAATTATGTTATGATAGCTTATGTAGCCGAATGTGCTCTATGCCGAATGCCACACGTAAACACTTGACTATAAAAactgccccctcctctccaaatAAGTGCATTTATTTCCTGTATGTGCAATTGACAGATGACCGCAATAATGAATGAGCAGTTAGAAACATATTATGCTTGAGATGTCTTAACCTATTCCTGAATGCCTTCTATTTTCCAAAGGAGTGGTCAAACCCTTGCCTCAAGCTCTCTATCCTGGAAgagctggaggtggggctgggcacTGGCCACTGAACTATGCCGGGGCGCACTTTTCCACTGGAGTCCACTTTCAATTGCTTCTGTGCAA
The genomic region above belongs to Camelus bactrianus isolate YW-2024 breed Bactrian camel chromosome 32, ASM4877302v1, whole genome shotgun sequence and contains:
- the NEFH gene encoding neurofilament heavy polypeptide, coding for MSFSGADALLGAFPPLHGGGSLHYALARKGGAGGVRSAAGSSSGFHSWARTSVSSVSASPSRFRGAGAASSTDSLDTLSNGPEGYVVAAAAARSEKEQLQALNDRFAGYIDKVRQLEAHNRSLEGEAAALRQQQAGRSAMGELYEREVREMRGAVLRLGAARGQLRLEQEHLLEDIAHVRQRLDDEARQREEAEAAARALARFAQEADAARVELQKKAQALQEECGYLRRHHQEEVGELLGQIQGSGAAQAQAQAEARDALKCDVTSALREIRAQLEGHTVQSTLQSEEWFRVRLDRLSEAAKMNTDAMRSAQEEITEYRRQLQARTTELETLKSTKDSLERQRSELEDRHQADIASYQEAIQQLDAELRNTKWEMAAQLREYQDLLNVKMALDIEIAAYRKLLEGEECRIGFGPTPFSLPEVLPKIPPMTTHIKVKSEEKIKVVEKSEKETVILEEQTEEVRVTEEVTEEEEKEAKEEEAKEEEGREEAKSPPAEEAKSPAKAKSPEKAESPVEVKSPEKAKSPVKEEIKSPEKPKSPVKEEAKSPEKAKSPVEAKSPEKAKSPVKEEAKSPEKAKSPVKEEAKSPEKAKSPVEAKSPEKAKSPVKEEAKSPEKAKSPEKEEVKSPEKAKSPVKEEAKSPEKAKSPVKEEAKSPEKAKSPEKAKSPVKEEAKSPEKAKSPEKAKSPVKEEAKSPEKAKSPVKEEAKSPEKAKSPEKAKSPVKEEAKSPEKAKSPEKAKSPVKEEAKSPEKAKSPVKEEAKSPEKAKSPVEVKSPEKAKSPVKEEAKSPEKAKSPVKEEAKSPEKAKSPEKAKSPVKEEAKSPEKAKSPVKEEAKSPEKAKSPEKAKSPVKEEAKSPEKAKSPVKEEAKSPEKAKSPEKAKSPVKEEAKSPEKAKSPVKEDAKAPEKEVPKKEEAKSPVKEEEKPQEVKAKEPPKKVEEKAPATPKTEKDSKKDEVPKKEAPKPEVLEKKEPAVEKPKEPKAETKKEEAEDKKKATTPEKEASAKGKEEAKPKEKAEVAKKEPDDAKAKEPSKAAEKEPEKPKKEETPAAPEKKDAKEGKATEAKKPEEPSKEASTPSKAKTEKAEKSSSTDQKDSKPPEKATEEKATKGEK